Part of the Aquarana catesbeiana isolate 2022-GZ linkage group LG06, ASM4218655v1, whole genome shotgun sequence genome is shown below.
cagaagactgagcttgcaataattgcgttttaagcaaacttataacattctcttgttcaatttctttctgagttaaaaaagcaatacaactttctttttctttaaccgattccaataatgcattcattttatgttctaatgcatctttttcaatcattaatttttcaatatgtaaattctcctgtgtttgtgcaatttctgttacactttgcctttgttttcctggcatatcaaaaaccattgcattgaagacTGTAATTAATTTCATCACATTGCttaattttctcttagatttagctaatgaaaatctagttttatcaatttcattatttgcctgtaggcattgctGAAACATAGATTTCCACAACTTAGCATCAGAAAAAtgactggctaaaccttcaaattctaaattactttcttcagctaacacatttataaattccatattttggtactcaccgaatataaaatttttccgttttccgctggaccctaattaaaccgtctgtcaagacttctgtatCCAAAATCCTCTGGTCTTCACACAATCATCAAAAACGTCAATCAAACGATtcttctaggttctttcaataattgcaaagtttTTTCCTGTTCctcacttttttcccctctgttcaaCGGAATaagtggcaaaaacttctgacaattgaaactggctggcgtccgccaatgaaataaatggcttaatattgtataaaaagccttcaataatgatgatttctcgtgagacgaattttggaattatttctgcttgagtcagcttaaatcaaactgtgtgttttattgtacacacataaacttgaaaaatacttacaaaaatagtacattcatattcagaattagtattGTTTCATAtaggcaaaaaatgttcaaatatagttcatttgtttcaaagatctgaaaaaagttcttaaagtcattagaccatgtgcttccctTTGAATAAGCTCTtcaagatggccgattaacttcttgtgtcctggaaggaattctgtgtgcataggagaGCTGTGTCTTGAATAGGTATATGTGGCTTGGAAGCAGAAGATGTGTGTGCAGAGgcagaagactggattccttgtgtctatatgaactcagtctttcaaattcgcgcccaaacacaaaccctccaaaccacaaaccctcccatacactcccctttctcctccttcctaagagtgggggctagagtagatatacaagcctctttaacatctgtttcactttaatcaaccctctaaacatgaaacaggatatatgtgagagagcctataagaccacttaaaacataaacgcataaatcaaacagagtattggttacataggaagattttcaacccatacatatattatttacaaaatccatcaaattctgacagggtcttgacctgcattttcagtcaatgagtcgtcatctggatatcactagctcaaagtcctatcattcacacaaatatggaaaatgcatattctttttaataaagccaattaaaatttagatattaagaatataacagatacgaacgaataatgggcccatgaacattaaagttgcccttttaaacgttacaattaataaaagcatatggagcagaacgaacggaataaagacagaaagaataggaacacagcacaactacttacttttttgcagcactctccagatctttcggtactgctctggctctctcaacttcaggtccgaccaccgcttcctgagctgatctttagatcttcgtaccccaaattcctgtgaaggcttttgatcactttagcaatgattttggcctttcggatgttggggttggggtaaggcccatattttccgtcatagtcggacttcctcatgatgtcgaccatctccaacatctccccaaaggacatatttgtggccttaaaacgtctccttctggatcgggacgtgtccggatccgggctttcctcctcctcctcctcattgctataattagcacacacctgctctaaatccgccatcatgctcttcacccactgcgccaaacaaaaaggggcggggaatagactagaaagaacgtcaggggcgggcggagttacatgcatgcccagtgtgtataaagcgtaacacgcgtgcgtattacgtacgatctgtgagcggaggaaggagcattggacgcgccgatcataagaacgaaggtaagagacaaacttgtgcctatactgcttctagattgaggcctatattgtaacaagattaggagagttttgtctgacattaggctttgtcttgtgttgtgtcttgcagtgaacatggatatcttactgaaagacaatgacttcatgtcagtattcatagatatgctaagggagctgccctgtctgtgggagattaaacacccccatttcaagaaccaagcaaagaggaaggcagcactggagcaattgtgtgaaattgtgaagcaggtgatccccacggcagacatcacctatttaaagatattaattggttgcctgaggagcacatatctaagggagcgcaagaaggtccaggattcacagagatccggagcagcagatgacatctatgtccccaggatgttgtactacgacaggctgcactttctggtaggccagactgaacccaggccatccctctcaagtcttccttccacgcttccttccccccggctgaggcttctgacgcccaacctgggccctccaggccacatgtggaggagcccagattgagccaggtatagcattcctctaaatatttctgcttgtccaatcaatgatgttaactagatgttagttgggagtagtaatttatgattgtgattgatgaagcaaaaactaaaaccatgtccctttttcatacacagggaagtctcagccaggaggtggccgggccgagccggctggctgatctgcaggtccctccaccccccctgaaaagagaaagtggcagtaggaggagtgccctagaggaggctgctataggattcttttggagggctacagaggtcctgggagcaccccacaccatggaggagaacattgctgccttcattgcatataaaatgcagaggatggaggagggccaaaaagccatgtgtgaggccctcatatcagaggctctggagaaaggtatgaggggccaaattacacctcagacacacctttgggatggtcctcctcctcctcctgcaggtcctcctcctcctcctccctctcctccaggtccccccagtcctcctccaggtccccccagtcctccacctcctccaggtcctactcctcctcctgccacatctccaactgcacagccacagcccggaaggaagcgtggaaggaagaccagacagtgattgccctgggttcagtctggtcggccaaaaaatgcagcctcttgtggtaccacagcctggtaaaatagatgtcatctgctgctttccagatctctgcgaatcccggaccagactgccctcccttagatatggactcctcaggccaccaattttgatgttgaagaattgatgtctgccgtgggggtcacaggcttcactaatttctcctgttgatccagtgttgccttcctctttgtttggttctgagcccttaataaatgatttttgttttgaattctactctcctatgtgttttacttcaaaaaagacagttggtttgtgaggattcaggtacatttcaaatatacaatgtgaaatgaacaagggacaccaacaccaaacaatctcctggagattaaataataaaagatatcaatggtgttggggtaacttgacacacaaaacacacacaaaaatattctggagtaaaaataaaaataacattgaacaaagatcagccttgaaaaaaatccaaacattaaagaaaaaaaaaggctgaaaatacaaaaaaaaaaaaaaaaaatgtcagatgtgacaactaataacaatatattcagggaatcccactaaaaaaacacaaataaaagtttgtgagaagtgtgtgtgaatatgagcagcaaaactacttaattcttgtcacattataaagaagaagagagtgcgctgtattaaaccattttgaacattgcagcgtgacgaaagtgctgtatccattgcgaacgctaagtttaccagaatgagctgtcccgtctcggaatttcttctgagcatgcgttgcactttgtgcgtcggaacaggccacacacggtcggaattgacgcgatcggattttgttgtcggaaaattttatctcctgctgtccaactttgtgtgtcggaaaatccgatggaaaatgtctgatggcgcccacacacggtcgaatttccgacaacacgctccgatcggacattgtccatcggaaaatccgaccgtgtgtacggggcataacagcgcagcaccaacatTACATCACATTCCCATTTAGTAATAGCTACTTAACAAGCTTCTTTAGACACAGCGGAATATTTAAAAGCTTTAATATTTCATTATAAGGGAACGCTGGAaaggtagaaagtaaaaaaaaagccaagaGTCTGGCTGGCTGGTTGGTTTGGTTGGCTCTCCTCAGTTCTTGAGGTCACTTGGAGCCATCTTTACAGTAGTAGCAGCCGGGTTGGCTGCCCCAGTGGAAGCCGATGCTGGTCAGGACTGAGGTGGTATATCGCCCGCTAATGTAGCGTAGTACAGTCCCCTCGAACAGTGGAAAATCGTTGAAGCTTGTGCCTGATGGTTGCCCAAATTTAAATATTCTTCCACGGCTTGTCACGAAGACCAGCTCTTTTACATAGGATGCAACTTTCCCTGATACCTGAGTGATGTTTTCACCACGGTACAGCAGGACCTCAAAAAGAGTACCGGAGGAGCTTCCATAATAAGGTGCCCAGATGCCACCATATTggagctggatcctggagaaaaaCGATATAAAGAGATGAGAAGAAAGACTAAGCAGTATTATAATttttccaatgccgcgtacacacgggcggacttttcgatggactaggtccggtggactttgacggactttacgacggactttacgacggacgttcgaatgaacggacttgcctacacacgatcaaccaaagtccgacggattcgtacgtgatgatgtacagccggactaaaataaggaagttcacagccagtagccaatagctgccctagtgttgggtttttgtccgtcggactagcatacagacgagcggactttttgacaggactcgagtccgtcggaaagatttgaaacatgtttcatttctaggtccatcgaacttttggggaaaaaaagtccgctggagcccacacacgatcgaagtaTCCAACGGAGTCTGGTCCACCGgatcaagtctgccgtaaagtccgctcgtgtgtacgccgcataaggGTTGTGATGTAAGGCTGAAATCAGAGCCCTCtgtgttaaagcggtgttccagccttttttttttttttcagcaactacaaaaacattatagctgctgacttttaagggcacttacctgtcaagCGAGCCCGTGATGTCAGCCCCCTGAGGCcaatctgtccatcggatcgggtgccggcgccgccatccaaaataagggaaacaggcagtggagccttgcggcttcactgcccgtttcctaatgcgcatgcgcgagtcgcggggcgctttgtgaatggccctgtcgtcttctgggacacacacatgtccaagaagacaacggggcagctcgccgAAGAAGAGGAAGTAACCGAACAGCTCCGCGGaataggcagattaggaagactgcctagcaacaggcgtttctggtaagtaaaaaaattgtttttttttcaaattttttttatagatttttttggagaatgttaatgtaattttttattctagggtggacctccgctttaagtccatgcatgctcagtaATGTATCTTACAAGTATGtcactcacagagatcacagtactccccctgacaatgccttcatctgcttttctctccaggagGTTGGCGCTATTTTTGTACAAGCATTATCCAGGGTCACTATCTACTTCCTGGAGATGATGGCCAGTGATGGCCGCTCCATTAGggccgcaggggcgccgccccataATCCATGCgctcagcccctaatctacatgcagggcactggatacATGGatttcaaagggtttttttttaagcacatgattagagcttgaggctctaattggcttcaaaaaagttgtgcgacattagcaaattaatattcgctaacgttttactgcttctcctcccggcaaatcaggaagcaggtcctgagacccgattgaccgTGAGTCTTAGGACTtccagccaattgggtctcaggacccacttactGCTCTGCAATGGCCCAGGCTCTTCCCTCGGTAAGCTGGAGCGCGGAGCAGcatcggcctcctaaggtaaggccactgatcgctgACGTCCGTCTCCCGCGTgtggggggggcaggtttgtttgccgcctccacccaaaatattgagcaccagccaccactgatgctgGCTCAGAGAGGACACAATCATGTTAATCCTGGTgaatgtgcagttcttggctgtgttcacaaatgtctcatacacatcaccccctgctgtaaTTTCTCACCTTGtcgcttgctacaaagttacaatgttgcagtatgatcactgggagagaggagactgaggaaatgctacctCCTGCCTGCAATACACTAATGACCTCAGCTGAGCCTAGGCAATTTACGTTACAGATTTGTACATGAAATGTGCTGAAGATGTTGATGTGATAGAAAAGAGATAGTGTGAAGTCCTTACCCAAGTACATGGCTGGGGTTCTCCCTGACGCGAATGCCTGTTATTTGCCCGTTCAGTTGATCCGAAGAGTAGGAGAAGATAGTACCTCCACCAGCTCCAAACTCCCCAGTGTAGGAAGAGAGCCGCGACTGAACTACAAGGGTGAAAAAAATGGAGAGCAATCAAACAGGAAGGTGTCTCCTACTGGAAATGTGTATATTGCATGTGAGTATACATATAgtgtacagagagattgctgtgaaAGCAACTTAAAATAGGCACGTCTTAACAAAATGAGTGTGGTTTTAATCAAATATGTTGATATTTGAGGTTGGAGATTTAGGGGATATgtaaacaatagggatgagccgaacacccccctgttcggttcgcaccagaacatgcgaacaggaaaaaagtttgttcgaacacgcgaacaccgttaaagtctatgggacacgaacatgaataatcaaaagtgctaattttaaaggctaatatgcaagttattgtcataaaaagtgtttggggacccgggtcctgccccaggggacatgaatcaatgcaaaaaaaagttttaaaaacggccgttttttcaggagcagtgattttaataatgcttaaagtcaaacaataaaagtgtaatatccctttaaatttcgtacctggggggtgtctatagtatgcctgtaaaggggcgcatgtttcctgtgtttagaacagtctgacagcaaaatgacattttgaaggaaaaaactcatttaaaactacccgcagctattgcattgccgacaatacacatagaagttcattgataaaaacggcatgggaattccccaaaggggaatcccgaaccaaaattaaaaaaaaaaaaatgacgtgggagtccccctaaattccataccaggcccttcaggtctggtatggatattaaggggaaccccggccaaaataaaaaaaaaaaaatgacgtggggttccccctaaattccataccagacccttcaggtctggtatggatttaaggggaaccccgcgccaaaaaaaaaaaaaaaaaaacggcgtggggtccccccaaaaatccataccagacccttatccgagcacgcaacctggcaggccgcaggaaaagagggggggacgagagtgcggccccccccctcctgaactgtaccaggccacatgccctcaacattgggagggtgctttggggtagccccccaaaacaccttgtccccatgttgatgaggacaagggcctcatccccacaaccctggccggtggttgtgggggtctgcgggcgacccccagattccgacccccccctgtgtgaaatggtaagggggtacttgtacccctaccatttcactaaaaaactgtcaaaaatgttaaaaatgacaagagacagtttttgacaattcctttatttaaatacttcttctttcttctatcttccggctcttctggttcttcctccggcgttctcgtccagcatctcctccgccgcatcttctatcttcttctcctcgggccgctccgcacccatggcatggggggaggctcccgctcttctcttcatcttcttcatcttcttctcttcttcttttcttctcttcttctcttcttcattttcttctccgggccgctccgcaatccatgctggcatggagggaggctcccgctgtgtgacggcgctcctcgtctgacagttcttaaataacggggggcggggccacccggtgaccccgcccccctctgacgcacgggacatgacgggacttccctgtggcattccccgtgacgtcacagggaagtcccgtcaagtcaccgtgcgtcagaggggggcggggtcaccgggtggccccgccccccgttatttaagaactgtcagacgaggagcgccgtcacacagcgggagcctccctccatgccagcatggattgcggagcggcccggagaagaaaatgaagaagagaagaagagaagaaatgaagaagagaagagcgggagcctccccccatgccatgggtgcggagcggcccgaggagaagaagatagaagacgccgtggaggagatgctggacgagaacgccggaggaagaaccagaagagccagaaaaaccagaagaaccagaagatgaaggaagatagaagaaagaagaagtatttaaataaaggaattgtcaaaaactgtctcttgtcatttttaacatttttgacagttttttagtgaaatggtaggggtacttttgtacccccttaccatttcacacagggggggggccgggatctgggggtccccttgttaaagggggcttccagattccgataagccccccgcccgcagacccccacaaccaccggccagggttgtggggatgaggcccttgtcctcatcaacatggggacaaggtgttttggggggctaccccaaagcaccctcccaatgttgagggcatgtggcctggtacggttcaggaggggggggcccgcactctcgtccccccctcttttcctgcggcctgccaggttgcgtgctcggataagggtctggtatggatttttggggggaccccacgcctttttttgggtttttttggtgcggggttccccttaaaatccataccagacctatggaatttagggggaaccccacatctttttttttttttaattttggccggggttccccttaatatccataccagacctgaagggcctggtatggaatttagggggactcccacgtcattttttttttaaattttggttcggggttcccctttggggaattcccatgccgtttttatcaatgaacttctatgtgtattgtcggcaatgcattaatagccgcgggtagttttaaatgagttttttccttcaaaatgtcattttgctgtcagactgttctaaacacaggaaacatgcgcccctttacaggcatactatagacaccccccaggtacgaaatttaaagggatgttacacttttattgtttgactttaagcattattaaaatcactgctcctgaaaaaacggccgtttttaaaacttttttttgcattgatccatgtcccctggggcaggacctgggtccccaaacactttttatgacaataacttgcatattagcctttaaaattagcacttttgatttctcccatagacttttaaagggtgttccgtggcattcgaatttgccgcgaacaccccaaattgttcgctgttcggcgaacttgcgaacagccaatgttcgagtcgaacatgagttcgactcgaactcgaagctcatccctagtaaacaatTAAAACTAAGCACATCATGAAAAGATGCATAAGGAAAGGTGACCTGCTAGAATCGGTCCACCAATTCTAGTGTTTGGTGGTTGCTGGAGAGTAAAACACTTGATAGTTTCCTCGGGGGACTTAGCTGGTGACTTCCTGGCTCTGTACCCTTAccatgctcattatgaggggttcccaccatccctgcaataAGTCCCCATGCttacacacctgctgtgcctattataaggggttcctaccatccatgtgctgagtccctgggtctgtacacctgctgtgcccattgtgaggggttcccaccatccatgtgctgagtccctgggtctgcacacctgccgtgcccattatgaggggttcccaccatccctgtgctgagttcccgggtctgcacacctgctgtgcctattatgaggggtttccaccaaccctgtgctgagttcccgggtctgcacacctgctgtgcctattatgaggggttcccaccatccctgtgctgagttcctgggtctgtacacctgctgtgtccattatgaggggttcccaccaaccctgtgctgagttcctgggtctgtacacctgctgtgttcattatgaggggttcccaccatccctgtgctgagttcctgggtctgtacacctgctgtgtccattatgaggggttcccaccatccctgtgctgagttcctgggtctgtacacctgctgtgcccattatgaggggttcccaccatccctgtgctgagtccctgggtctgtacacctgctgtgcctattataaggggttcccaccatccctgtgctgagttcctaggtctgtacacctgctgtgcccattatgaggggttcccaccatccctgtgctgagttcccaggtctgtacacctgccgtgcccattatgaggggttcccaccatccctgtgttgaggtcCTGgctttgtacacctgctgtgcccattatgaggggttccaccatccctgtgatgaggtcccgggtctgtacacctgctgtgcttattatggggattctcaccatccctgctggatttttggttaatttctataaTGTGGAGAGCGGCTATTTCATTCAAATAGGGACAGGTGAGTATGAGACTAAGAAGGGGAGAGGGCTACCTTACCAAGGGTCCAGCtacatttttaaacaaataaagTGGATGGTGGCTCTATCTCCTGGTTAACATTACCAGTCTTCTGATTTAATTTGTTGCTTGGGGTGACCCTTTAATTTATTTTCGATTGatttaaattaaataatttatgaattattattatattCCTCTATCCCTGGGTTCTGTTTGAGGTGGAAGGGGAACTTGTTTGATGTGGTTCTTCTGGGtacaccatctgcatggagtttgtacatTGTTTATTTGTAATTAGCTCCTTACAAATATTTCtgcttcctcccacaatccaaacacCCCCTAGTAGAATAATTGGCACCTGACCACACTGATTCCAAACAGGGTGAATGGTTCTATGTACCTTGTGAAGCGATGGCTAATAATATGTCAGCACTAGATAAATAGTTGAAATAAATTATCATCGTCAATCATCATTAATCAATCATGAACATCAATCATCATCCACTAGTACAATAGATTTATAGGGTGCTGTAATAACTCATACTCACTTTTTGATGCTGCTGTGGAGCCCAGCGAGAAGCACACACACAGGATGGTCAGCATCTTGTCTTTTTTCAGTTATCACCTAGAAGTTATGTGTTATAGTAATACAATTTACTGTAAACCAAAACCATAATTCATACAATACAGACCTTCATTGGGACTACCacctctgacaccccaaaggcaggatagcacctccagagCCAGGGGCGGGCTAGCccttcaccccagggctgagtccatggtgAAGGAGTTTATTGGtataaagattacaaaaaatttTATCCAACAAATGATAAATTTCataattcataccccagcagaagtcttagaggacgaaacgcgtcggatctgTTTGTTTTACCCTAACCATTACCTACTGCGCTATCCAGCCCATTTTGAGCCTAATTTTTACTGCCCAGTTTTTATCATTTGTTGGATAaaattt
Proteins encoded:
- the LOC141147596 gene encoding zymogen granule membrane protein 16-like — protein: MLTILCVCFSLGSTAASKIQSRLSSYTGEFGAGGGTIFSYSSDQLNGQITGIRVRENPSHVLGIQLQYGGIWAPYYGSSSGTLFEVLLYRGENITQVSGKVASYVKELVFVTSRGRIFKFGQPSGTSFNDFPLFEGTVLRYISGRYTTSVLTSIGFHWGSQPGCYYCKDGSK